A genomic window from Antedon mediterranea chromosome 4, ecAntMedi1.1, whole genome shotgun sequence includes:
- the LOC140047700 gene encoding uncharacterized protein codes for MTDNTQSEVDIINQEISQLKGILNRQNNDEFKSLTAAEPTQGDFCHQSTATCSLNTTSTTDTSVVELSEKIDNEDKVSQENIFSAVDESELVVDEEEAGGLEECLKFNQNYQILIKQQLLKVQHALAQNRERQAEIKDDYNIAYISKKRPKRERSLLSFCQSYFIGDLGQGPPPSEETIRRHAGKEPSAHIIPALKWQKPQLERLTAGVQSDGMEQKMQPILNRREVLMRKLKSLKNEEEEKDELKKTIQEIDDELDRIKNLPDREHVGDRLRQVDFTKISIMDLEGTRSAFECQVQWQNYQHPDINKTDWSSQEIQSLANAVNTYGEYDWDTVAEEIGGGRLPWQCLDAYQREIPQESDNVKFTEEEDALLLKLVDSFRIGDFIPFQKVAFFMNRLRRQVVARWNTRLDPNLKLGPWTAAEDQLLKEGIKQFGNSWMKIADRIKGRHPVSIRERWLTSLNPQRKSGKWSLEEDISLLEMRLEYGKGNWRLMTEQLAKRTNSKHERAMNGLVIRQRLLEVQINRFKNKIEENAEGDEVKVEIKEEDGSLSKEMCEWMRKYINHLKKKLVGKKQIMQLIEENKWDQVPNANKLREWFRRSEIEQICKDRNKEGKPHVLRRRRPKKRKYSSTESENSSQSEDEDEEDDFEDEEEKDAGEQLSKPKTSRKVGRPKGTLMDTIVAAQIKHLLKQYAGFVTRDRQMKISKAQETLSKIPELKVKQSSLSVYIALLKVFQVDMNTTSSYIRHITNRRKALTLSDKDSPKKTVSNTENREVPDTSIAAPVMSLSSVQTRSPSVQSPQFSLNTHLSTAAFQMGMVPATWLLPGQTVQPDGNLSQHSMQLPSFQAPMSQVPMSPATQRLPTLGQTTQPAGNLSQHSSTPLLRFQALMSQVPMSPASQRLPTLGKTTQPAGNLSQHSTQLPRFQAPMSQVPMSLATERLPTLGQTAQPAGNFSQHSTQLPRFQAPMSQVPMSPATQRLTTPGQTTQPAGNLSQHSTQLPRFQSQMSPMSQAPMSPATQRLQAPGQTTQPARNMSQHNLYNMQLLSPQHNSTASQTQFRLPGVVNMQGQMRQLNQNLLQTLPLNVIQRFAALRNLNIQTPNAATSNPQQKALVTSNCPAVTSISRTVGCTSSSTSETSTLTSTAPRLTTTASQILTEGAQPREETQDISSGSSAAISTMMNPLPTTIVTSHAQGHQTNTSPLPAKSIGLSSVQLPNLPGTNLVQNILPDMNQFQPQGSQLFQTLMPNILAQGLLPTNPGNILQTSGVINIPGKGFLVPVQNFCSVPQMGSTQSAVINPSTRPIAQSGTPSYVPTTTSAAIPNSLNVSSPPAVSSTPVTTKNVAPIAGNATKSVTINLPYYERSLKKMSRKITTVPDEGREFSHEMLLIASLPEVEKVSETKYIVPTRYFKLFDSGDMDLLLARKTFIADKDNNSGPNTNQVQTNLPETSSTKQSCSAKSTNQSVSSDYHESLVRLIFRSPKYDEDNISFACDDLGSQYFITCVKEKNDSRKCSWVKIDVRPMTIADHGKINAFVYKPGTLRKNPFTVVIPDLGKYNVYENISSVMVDSSIACSMLQKQRQKQQKQLPYLSPNPERISDFLANHDRPGAKKKRPRPELVVSQSQIFSSDEISKANSLIFRILGNNPSSMQLLPPNLANVKALISFRSHRKELINQTKGCIIPKHVHHRLKDANANVLGNTSTETETTDSECDSQNVKDALHVIRKTPEYKLFNARFRSLFAWPTMLSKIEKTG; via the exons ATGACAGATAATACACAGAGCGAAGTAGATATAATAAACCAAGAGATTTCTCAACTAAAGGGTATACTAAACCGTcaaaataatgatgaattcAAGTCTCTTACTGCAGCTGAGCCGACGCAGGGTGATTTTTGCCACCAGTCGACTGCGACATGTTCTCTGaatactactagtactactgaCACTTCCGTAGTCGAGCTTTCTGAGAAGATTG aCAATGAAGATAAAGTTAGCCAGGAGAATATATTT TCTGCAGTTGATGAAAGTGAACTTGTGGTAGACGAAGAAGAAGCTGGAGGTCTTGAAGAATGTCTAAAATTTAACCAGAACTACCAAATACTTATCAAGCAACAACTTCTTAAAGTTCAACATGCTCTTGCTCAAAACAGGGAAAGACAG GCAGAGATCAAAGATGACTACAATATCGCCTACATAAGCAAGAAAAGACCGAAGCGAGAACGCTCTCTTTTGAGTTTCTGCCAATCATACTTTATAGGTGATCTTGGCCAg GGACCACCACCAAGTGAAGAGACAATTAGACGCCATGCTGGCAAAGAACCATCAGCTCATATCATTCCAGCTTTGAAAT GGCAAAAACCTCAACTTGAAAGACTGACCGCAGGTGTGCAGTCAGATGGAATGGAACAAAAGATGCAGCCAATCTTGAACCGACGTGAAGTATTAATGCGAAAACTGAAATCACTGAAaaatgaagaagaagaaaaagatgaACTGAAAAAAACCATTCAAGAAATTGATGACGAATTGGATAGGATTAA GAACCTGCCAGATAGAGAACACGTTGGGGATAGACTAAGACAAGTGGACTTTACTAAGATATCAATCATGGAT CTGGAAGGGACTCGATCTGCTTTTGAATGTCAAGTCCAATGGCAAAATTATCAGCACCCAGATATCAACAAAACAGATTGGAGTTCACAAGAGATTCAAAGTTTAGCAAATGCTGTTAACACATATGGTGAATATGATTGGGACACAGTTGCTGAAGAGATAGGA ggTGGCCGTCTCCCATGGCAGTGTTTAGATGCATATCAACGAGAAATTCCTCAAGAGTCAGACAATGT AAAATTCACAGAAGAGGAAGATGCCTTGCTATTGAAGCTTGTTGACTCTTTCAGAATTGGTGATTTCATACCATTTCAAAAAG TTGCATTTTTCATGAATCGACTTCGTAGACAAGTCGTCGCTCGTTGGAATACTAGGCTTGATCCAAACTTAAAGTTAGGACCTTGGACTGCTGCAGAAGATCAG TTACTCAAAGAAGGAATTAAACAATTTGGAAATTCCTGGATGAAGATTGCTGATCGTATAAAAGGTCGACATCCAGTTAGTATTCGTGAAAG atgGTTGACTAGTTTAAATCCTCAAAGAAAAAGTGGAAAATGGTCGCTTGAGGAAGACATTTCATTATTAGAGATGAGGCTTGAATATGGCAAAG GAAATTGGAGACTTATGACAGAACAGTTGGCAAAACGTACCAATTCAAAACATGAAAGGGCAATGAATGGACTTGTCATTAGGCAAAGACTTTTG GAGGTACAAATAAacagatttaaaaataaaatagaggAAAATGCCGAAGGGGATGAAGTAAAAGTTGAAATCAAAGAGGAAGACGGGAGTTTGTCAAAGGAAATGTGTGAATGGATGAGGAAATATATCAACCATTTAAAGAAGAAGTTGGTCGGGAAAAAACAGATTATG CAATTgattgaagaaaataaatgggATCAAGTTCCAAATGCAAACAAACTCCGTGAATGGTTCAGACGGAGTGAGATAGAACAGATATGCAAGGATCGAAATAAAGAAGGAAAACCCCACGTACTAAGAAGAAGAAGACCCAAAAAACGCAAATACAGCAGCACAGAGTCTGAGAACAGCAGCCAATCGGAGGACGAGGATGAGGAAGATGACTTTGAAGATGAAGAGGAGAAAGATGCAGGGGAACAGCTATCAAAACCAAAGACTTCACGGAAAGTAGGGAGGCCGAAAGGCACTTTAATGGACACCATTGTGGCAGCTCAGATCAAGCACTTGCTGAAACAATATGCTGGATTTGTGACTAGAGATAGACAGATGAAGATTTCAAAAG CTCAAGAGACGCTTAGCAAAATACCAGAATTGAAAGTAAAACAATCAAGTTTGTCGGTGTACATTGCTCTGTTAAAA GTCTTTCAGGTTGATATGAACACTACATCTTCTTACATACGACACATAACAAACAGACGAAAAGCTTTAACTTTATCCGACAAAGATTCACCAAAGAAAACCGTTTCTAACACTGAAAACCGAGAAGTACCAGATACATCAATTGCAGCACCAGTGATGAGTTTGTCAAGTGTACAAACAAGATCACCTAGTGTACAGTCCCCACAATTTAGTCTTAATACCCATTTATCAACAGCAGCATTCCAAATGGGAATGGTACCGGCAACTTGGCTATTGCCAGGACAAACAGTTCAACCTGATGGAAATTTGTCACAACATAGTATGCAGCTTCCAAGCTTCCAAGCACCAATGTCACAAGTTCCAATGTCACCAGCAACTCAGCGATTACCAACTCTAGGACAAACAACACAGCCTGCAGGAAATTTGTCACAACATAGTAGTACTCCGCTACTAAGGTTCCAAGCTCTAATGTCACAAGTCCCAATGTCACCGGCATCTCAGCGATTACCAACTCTAGGAAAAACAACACAGCCTGCAGGAAATTTGTCACAACATAGTACCCAGCTACCAAGGTTCCAAGCTCCAATGTCACAAGTCCCAATGTCGCTGGCAACTGAGAGATTACCAACTCTAGGACAAACAGCACAGCCTGCAGGAAACTTTTCACAACATAGTACCCAGCTACCAAGGTTCCAAGCTCCAATGTCACAAGTCCCGATGTCACCAGCAACTCAGCGATTAACAACTCCAGGACAAACAACACAGCCTGCAGGAAATTTGTCACAACATAGTACCCAGCTACCAAGGTTCCAATCTCAAATGTCACCAATGTCACAAGCCCCAATGTCACCAGCAACTCAGCGATTACAAGCTCCAGGACAAACAACACAGCCTGCAAGAAATATGTCAcaacataatttatataatatgcaGCTATTATCTCCTCAACATAATTCAACTGCATCGCAAACTCAATTCCGGTTGCCAGGTGTAGTCAACATGCAAGGCCAAATGAGGCAGCTTAATCAAAATTTGTTACAGACTTTACCATTGAATGTTATCCAACGTTTTGCTGCATTGAGAAATCTTAACATTCAAACTCCAAATGCTGCGACATCTAATCCACAGCAAAAGGCATTGGTTACATCAAATTGTCCTGCCGTTACATCAATTTCCAGGACAGTAGGATGTACCTCTTCAAGTACATCTGAAACAAGCACCTTGACATCAACAGCCCCTCGACTGACTACAACAGCATCTCAAATATTGACAGAAGGAGCACAACCAAGAGAAGAAACACAAGATATCAGTTCTGGTAGTTCTGCTGCCATTTCGACAATGATGAATCCCTTGCCTACTACCATTGTTACATCACATGCACAGGGACATCAAACTAATACATCACCACTACCAGCAAAGTCTATAGGCTTATCATCAGTACAGTTACCAAACTTGCCTGGAACAAATCTAGTACAGAATATCCTGCCAGATATGAACCAGTTCCAACCTCAAGGTAGTCAACTTTTTCAAACACTAATGCCAAATATCCTAGCTCAAGGCCTTTTACCTACAAACCCAGGAAATATTCTCCAGACATCCGGTGTAATAAATATACCAGGAAAGGGCTTTTTGGTACCTGTACAAAATTTCTGCTCAGTTCCACAGATGGGTTCAACACAATCTGCTGTGATCAACCCCTCTACAAGACCTATAGCACAATCTGGTACACCATCATATGTACCTACTACAACATCTGCTGCAATTCCAAATTCTTTGAATGTTTCCTCACCACCTGCTGTATCTTCTACACCAGTAACCACCAAAAATGTTGCGCCAATTGCTGGTAATGCAACTAAATCTGTAACGATTAACCTACCATACTATGAACGTTCATTGAAGAAAATGTCAAGAAAAATAACAACTGTTCCTGACGAGGGGAGAGAGTTTTCACACGAGATGTTGCTGATTGCATCACTACCAGAAGTGGAAAAAGTATCAGAAACCAAATATATTGTGCCAACACGATATTTCAAATTGTTTGATTCTGGAGACATGGATTTATTACTGGCACGGAAGACATTCATAGCTGATAAAGACAACAATTCTGGACCAAACACCAATCAGGTACAAACTAACTTACCTGAAACTTCATCAACAAAACAAAGTTGTAGTGCAAAATCTACAAACCAAAGTGTGTCCTCTGATTACCATGAAAGCCTTGTTCGGTTAATATTTAGGTCTCCTAAATATGATGAAGATAACATCTCTTTTGCGTGTGATGACCTTGGTTCACAGTATTTTATAACCTGTGTTAAGGAGAAAAATGATAGCAGGAAATGTTCCTGGGTGAAAATAGATGTCCGGCCAATGACTATTGCAGATCATGGTAAAATTAATGCATTTGTGTATAAGCCAGGGACACTAAGAAAAAACCCATTCACAGTGGTTATTCCCGATCTTGGAAAGTATAACGTTTATGAAAATATTTCATCAGTGATGGTTGATTCCTCTATTGCCTGTAGTATGTTACAAAAACAACGCCAAAAGCAGCAAAAACAGTTACCGTATCTTTCTCCAAACCCTGAAAGAATATCAGATTTTCTTGCAAATCATGATCGACCAGgagctaaaaaaaaaagaccaaGACCTGAATTGGTCGTTTCTCAAAGCCAAATCTTTTCATCAGATGAGATAAGTAAAGCTAATAGTTTGATTTTTAGAATATTGGGAAACAATCCATCGTCTATGCAATTACTTCCCCCGAACTTAGCAAACGTAAAAGCTTTGATAAGTTTTAGATCACATCGTAAAGAACTTATCAATCAGACCAAAGGTTGTATTATACCTAAACATGTACATCACCGGTTGAAGGATGCAAACGCCAATGTATTGGGAAACACTTCAACAGAAACAGAGACAACAGATTCAGAATGCGACAGTCAGAATGTGAAAGATGCATTACATGTTATTCGAAAAACACCGGAGTATAAACTATTCAATGCTAGATTTAGATCTTTATTTGCTTGGCCTACTATGCTCAGCAAAATTGAAAAAACAGGATAA
- the LOC140046929 gene encoding DNA polymerase epsilon subunit 3-like has translation MAERPEDLNLPLTVISKIMKGAVPEGVSVSKEARSAVSRAASVFVLYATSCANNYALKAKRKTMNASDVFAAMKDMEFDEFLEPLQQSLEDFKKEQQGKKVASEKRKKSKTDLEKSQEEAGEEDGNESKEADEEDDDDEEASEEKVEETRPEEKS, from the exons ATGGCAGAAAGACCTGAAGATCTGAATCTTCCATTGACAGTTATTAGCAAAATAATGAAAGGAGCG GTACCTGAAGGTGTTAGTGTATCTAAAGAAGCTAGAAGTGCTGTGTCCAGGGCAGCCagtgtgtttgttttatatgCTACATCATG TGCCAACAACTATGCATTGAAGGCAAAACGAAAAACAATGAATGCGTCTGATGTATTTGCTGCTATGAAGGACATGGAATTTGATGAGTTTCTTGAACCTTTACAGCAGAGCTTAGAAG ATTTCAAGAAAGAACAACAAGGTAAAAAGGTAGCTTCAGAAAAACGAAAGAAAAGTAAAACGGACTTAGAAAAATCGCAAGAGGAAGCCGGTGAGGAGGATGGCAATGAAAGTAAAGAGGCTGACgaagaggatgatgatgatgaggaagcAAGTGAAGAAAAGGTAGAAGAAACAAGGCCTGAGGAAAAGTCCTGA
- the LOC140046928 gene encoding large ribosomal subunit protein uL18-like, with the protein MIYCSRLPCLFRCGSAPSRCYLYSLGINPENLTMGFVKVVKNKAYFKRYQVKFKRRRQGKTDYYARKRLVIQDKNKYNTPKYRLIVRFTNKDITCQIAYARIVGDIIIASAYSHELPKYGIKVGLTNYAAAYCTGLLIARRILNKFKLDEIYKGVDEVTGEDYYVDSEEGQPGAFRCFLDVGLARTTTGARVFGALKGAVDGGLDIPYSNKRFPGYDQESGEFNADVHRKHIFGGHVSDYMKSLEEEDEDAYKRQFSRFIKLGVSADSMEEMYKKAHASIRSDPVHVSTAKPKPDKQKRWTRAKLSKQQRTDRVRQKKASFKRANNIE; encoded by the exons ATGATTTATTGTTCACGTCTACCATGTCTTTTCCGATGTGGCTCAGCCCCCAGCCGATGCTATCTATATTCACTGGGAATAAACCCAGAAAATCTCACAATG GGGTTTGTAAAAGTGGTGAAGAATAAGGCCTATTTCAAGAGGTATCAAGTGAAATTCAAGCGTAGACGACAAGGAAAAACTGATTATTATGCTCGCAAACGCTTGGTTATTCAAGACAAGAACAAGTACAACACCCCTAAATATCGTTTGATCGTGCGATTCACCAACAAAGATATCACATGTCAG ATAGCGTATGCCAGAATTGTGGGAGACATTATTATAGCATCAGCTTATTCACATGAACTACCCAAGTATGGCATCAAGGTCGGGTTGACCAACTATGCTGCAGCTTATTGCACAGGACTTCTCATTGCAAGAAGG ATCCTCAATAAATTTAAGCTGGACGAGATTTACAAAGGGGTAGATGAAGTAACTGGAGAGGACTATTACGTAGACAGTGAGGAGGGACAACCAGGTGCTTTCCGCTGCTTCCTTGACGTTGGTCTGGCCAGAACAACCACTGGAGCTCGTGTCTTTGGAGCTCTAAAGGGAGCTGTAGACGGTGGACTGGATATCCCATACAG CAACAAGCGTTTCCCCGGTTATGACCAAGAAAGCGGTGAATTCAACGCGGATGTACACCGCAAGCACATCTTTGGCGGTCATGTATCAGACTACATGAAATCTTTGGAGGAGGAAGATGAAGATGCTTACAAACGCCAGTTCTCTCGTTTCATCAAGCTTGGCGTTTCAGCTGATTCG atGGAAGAAATGTACAAGAAGGCGCATGCTTCCATCCGCTCTGATCCTGTTCATGTATCCACTGCCAAGCCAAAGCCAGACAAACAAAAACG aTGGACCCGTGCAAAGCTGTCCAAGCAACAACGCACCGACCGAGTACGACAAAAGAAAGCATCATTCAAGCGGGCTAACAACATCGAATAA